A stretch of the Lolium perenne isolate Kyuss_39 chromosome 3, Kyuss_2.0, whole genome shotgun sequence genome encodes the following:
- the LOC127340936 gene encoding uncharacterized protein, translating into MLSLEHHLPRCIELLVGVRPPSGHRQLVGVMIGYADDLIAAAKEHLRHLANRFEGRLPNPDTDPAATGKPPQAESTVDVDLALTYLHRSCSLTSLAVKHLDVAISFISSFLDPDEVAKISEWTDQRTYYISEDGPYPPGETA; encoded by the exons ATGCTCTCCTTGGAACACCACCTCCCCCGCTGCATCGAGCTCCTCGTCGGCGTCCGGCCACCCTCCGGCCACCGCCAGCTGGTCGGAGTCATGATCGGCTACGCGGATGACCTCATCGCCGCCGCCAAGGAGCACCTCCGCCACCTCGCCAATAGATTCGAGGGCCGCCTCCCCAACCCCGACACCGACCCAGCCGCCACTGGCAAGCCCCCTCAGGCGGAAAGCACCGTGGACGTGGACCTGGCGCTCACCTACCTCCACCGCTCGTGCTCCCTCACGAGCCTCGCCGTCAAGCACCTGGACGTCGCCATCTCCTTCATCTCCAGCTTCCTCGACCCGGACGAGGTCGCCAAAATCTCCGAATGGACCGACCAACGTACATACTACATCTCAGAG GACGGGCCTTATCCACCAGGTGAAACAGCTTGA
- the LOC127340934 gene encoding chitinase CLP produces MSQLKPVIFFVLLALCACTAASAPLLIKINKGAASTALYTAPLRAGRPLVLDLSAPAITTPCSSGTTTTVTLSANTTNGANPLSPVSFAATATCAAAPSGAAGVAGLGRSSASFPAQVASTQKVANSFALCLPSDGRTGFSGNGVGAAIFGGGPFYLAPPADREAITTLLSDPVPLRQPFAGNPGYFVTATGGVAIDGSVAAAGPLVVGLSTTVTYTQLRADVYSRVIAAFDRALGQTAKVAAVAPFELCYDASKLGSSLSGYSVPQVDVLLEGGTNFTVGGGNSMAQVNSKTACFAFLKSSGSTTGPPVLIGGFQLENRLVAVDNAKQQLSFTGYLPARGFSCSNFNFTRAG; encoded by the coding sequence ATGTCGCAACTCAAACCAGTCATCTTCTTCGTCCTCCTCGCGCTGTGCGCGTGCACGGCGGCGAGCGCGCCGTTGCTCATAAAAATCAACAAGGGCGCGGCGTCTACAGCCCTGTACACGGCACCCCTCAGGGCCGGCCGcccgctcgtcctcgacctcTCCGCGCCGGCCATCACGACTCCGTGCAGCAGCGGGACCACCACGACCGTGACGCTCTCCGCCAACACCACCAACGGTGCCAATCCGCTGTCCCCGGTCTccttcgccgccaccgccacctgcGCAGCGGCCCCGTCCGGTGCCGCTGGCGTCGCGGGGCTTGGGCGCTCCAGCGCCTCGTTCCCGGCGCAGGTCGCCAGCACGCAGAAGGTGGCCAACTCCTTCGCGCTCTGCCTCCCGAGCGACGGCAGGACCGGGTTCAGCGGCAACGGCGTGGGCGCGGCCATCTTCGGCGGCGGCCCGTTCTACCTCGCCCCGCCCGCCGACCGCGAGGCCATCACCACGCTCCTCTCCGACCCGGTCCCGCTCCGCCAGCccttcgctgggaaccccggctaCTTCGTCACGGCCACCGGCGGCGTCGCCATCGACGgctccgtcgccgccgccggcccgCTCGTCGTCGGCCTCTCCACGACCGTCACCTACACGCAGCTCCGCGCCGACGTGTACAGCCGCGTCATCGCGGCCTTCGACCGCGCGCTGGGCCAGACCGCCAAGGTCGCCGCCGTGGCACCGTTCGAGCTCTGCTACGACGCGTCCAAGCTCGGCTCGTCACTGTCGGGCTACTCCGTGCCGCAGGTGGACGTGCTGCTCGAGGGCGGGACCAACTTCACGGTCGGCGGCGGCAACTCCATGGCGCAGGTGAACTCCAAGACGGCGTGCTTCGCGTTTCTGAAATCGTCCGGCAGCACCACGGGGCCGCCGGTGCTCATCGGAGGGTTCCAGCTCGAGAACAGGCTCGTGGCGGTCGACAACGCCAAGCAGCAGCTCAGCTTCACCGGCTACCTCCCCGCCAGAGGCTTCTCATGCAGCAACTTCAACTTCACCAGGGCTGGCTAG